One stretch of Longimicrobiaceae bacterium DNA includes these proteins:
- the nirK gene encoding copper-containing nitrite reductase, with amino-acid sequence MDIRSKTSKAGWVMGGVVAALAVGGSMGFRLTGAGTGPFYNADIPVRVAPEVRGHEVAALTAPPMVPPPIARDYPTTVEVNLEVVEKEMEIADGTTYRFWTFGGTVPGRFIRVREGDRVIFNLINAEDSQFPHNIDLHAVTGPGGGAAASITMPGDRTTFEFAALNPGLYVYHCAMPGMVGMHIANGMYGLILVEPKEGLPPVDHEFYVMQGDFYTAGEFGEKGLQSLDLEEALGETPDYVVFNGRVGALTGDHALQVRKGETVRLYVGNGGPNLSSSFHVIGEVFDNVYKEGGTTVSHNVQTTLIPAGGAAIVEFRAEAPGDFHFVDHSIFRAQKGALGTIHVEGTPEVAIFKGKDGPMAH; translated from the coding sequence ATGGATATTCGTTCGAAGACCAGCAAGGCCGGTTGGGTCATGGGTGGGGTGGTTGCGGCGCTGGCGGTGGGAGGAAGCATGGGCTTCCGCCTCACTGGTGCGGGAACCGGCCCCTTCTACAATGCGGATATTCCGGTTCGGGTGGCCCCGGAGGTGAGGGGTCACGAGGTCGCGGCGCTCACCGCGCCGCCGATGGTGCCCCCGCCGATCGCGCGAGATTATCCTACCACTGTGGAGGTGAACCTCGAGGTGGTGGAGAAGGAGATGGAGATCGCCGACGGCACCACCTACCGGTTCTGGACCTTCGGCGGCACCGTGCCGGGACGTTTCATCCGCGTTCGCGAGGGTGATCGGGTGATCTTCAACCTGATCAACGCGGAGGACAGTCAGTTCCCGCACAACATCGACCTGCACGCGGTGACTGGCCCCGGCGGGGGCGCCGCGGCGAGCATCACGATGCCGGGTGACCGCACAACCTTCGAGTTCGCCGCTCTGAACCCCGGGCTCTACGTCTACCACTGCGCCATGCCGGGCATGGTGGGCATGCACATCGCCAACGGGATGTACGGGTTGATCCTGGTGGAGCCGAAGGAGGGCCTGCCGCCGGTCGACCACGAGTTCTACGTGATGCAGGGCGATTTCTACACCGCGGGCGAGTTCGGTGAGAAGGGGCTGCAGTCGCTGGATCTGGAGGAGGCCCTGGGGGAGACTCCCGACTACGTGGTCTTCAACGGCCGCGTGGGGGCGCTGACGGGCGACCACGCGCTGCAGGTGCGGAAGGGCGAGACGGTCCGGCTCTACGTCGGCAACGGTGGCCCCAACCTGAGCAGCAGCTTCCACGTGATCGGAGAGGTATTCGATAACGTGTACAAGGAAGGGGGGACCACCGTATCGCACAACGTGCAGACGACGTTGATCCCGGCCGGCGGAGCGGCGATCGTCGAGTTCAGGGCGGAAGCGCCTGGGGACTTCCACTTCGTCGACCACTCGATCTTCCGGGCACAGAAGGGTGCTCTCGGCACCATCCATGTGGAAGGCACGCCGGAGGTGGCCATCTTCAAAGGGAAGGACGGGCCGATGGCCCACTGA
- a CDS encoding TetR/AcrR family transcriptional regulator produces the protein MARNATETRTGILDSAHALVMEQGFAATSVDAIVERAGVTKGAFFHHFPSKNALAHTLVERYAELDERQLRNTLERAERLARDPLDQLLLFAGFLEEYWEAHEPPATGCLFASCLYEAQLFDEQTHGIIRRAILSWREALADKLREAIRLHPPRLPIDPESIADLVTVLFEGAFIVSRSTGESSTVAAQLRHFRNYLELLFGKVR, from the coding sequence ATGGCTCGAAACGCAACTGAGACACGGACCGGAATCCTCGACTCGGCGCACGCGCTGGTCATGGAGCAGGGCTTTGCGGCCACCTCGGTGGACGCGATTGTGGAACGTGCGGGGGTCACGAAAGGGGCGTTCTTCCATCACTTCCCGAGTAAGAATGCGCTGGCCCACACCCTGGTGGAGCGCTACGCCGAGCTCGACGAGCGGCAGTTGCGGAATACGCTGGAGCGGGCGGAGCGACTCGCCCGTGACCCGCTCGACCAGCTCCTGCTCTTCGCCGGCTTCCTGGAAGAGTACTGGGAAGCGCATGAGCCCCCCGCTACAGGCTGCCTCTTCGCCTCCTGCCTCTACGAGGCGCAGCTCTTCGACGAGCAGACCCACGGCATCATCCGTCGGGCAATCCTTTCCTGGCGGGAGGCCCTGGCGGACAAGCTTCGCGAGGCCATCCGCCTGCATCCGCCCCGCCTCCCCATCGACCCGGAATCGATCGCCGACCTGGTGACCGTGCTGTTCGAAGGGGCTTTCATCGTTTCCCGCTCGACCGGCGAATCCAGCACGGTCGCCGCCCAGCTACGTCACTTCCGCAACTACCTGGAGCTGCTCTTCGGGAAGGTGAGGTGA
- a CDS encoding aldo/keto reductase produces MLNRRQWLGRTLGMSAALTLDLRWLESLTQGELLTRAIPSSGERLPLVGLGSSATFSQVARSEDYSALREVLKALVDNGGKVFDTAPGYGASEEVAGTIARELGITDRIFWATKVNAAGRGGGRADPAAARAQIQTSFDRIGKSPIDLIQVHNLSDVPTHLAVLKELKEQGRVRYIGVTSTSDRQYGELESIMRNEPIDFIGVDYAIDNRNVEETILPLAQERKIGVLVYLPFGRSRLWSRVEGREVPEWAAEFDATTWAQFFIKFVAAHPAVTVVTPATSQARHMIDNLGAARGRLPDEATRRRMIELVESLPQA; encoded by the coding sequence ATGCTGAACCGTCGCCAGTGGCTGGGCCGCACGCTCGGTATGAGCGCGGCGCTCACTCTGGACCTGCGCTGGTTGGAGTCCCTCACCCAGGGCGAGCTCCTGACCCGCGCCATCCCGTCTTCCGGCGAGCGGCTCCCCCTCGTGGGACTCGGTAGCTCCGCGACCTTCTCGCAAGTCGCGCGCAGCGAAGACTACTCGGCGCTGCGCGAGGTGTTGAAGGCACTCGTGGACAACGGCGGGAAGGTCTTCGACACGGCTCCCGGCTACGGGGCCTCGGAGGAGGTGGCCGGCACGATCGCGCGAGAGCTGGGCATCACCGATCGGATCTTCTGGGCCACCAAGGTCAACGCGGCTGGACGTGGTGGGGGGAGAGCCGATCCCGCGGCCGCGCGTGCACAGATTCAGACCTCCTTCGACCGGATCGGCAAATCGCCTATCGACCTCATCCAGGTTCACAACCTGTCGGACGTGCCGACCCACCTGGCGGTGCTGAAAGAGCTCAAGGAGCAGGGGCGGGTGCGTTACATCGGCGTCACCAGCACCAGCGACCGGCAGTACGGGGAGCTGGAGAGCATCATGCGGAACGAGCCGATCGATTTCATCGGGGTAGATTACGCCATCGATAACCGCAACGTCGAAGAGACCATCCTGCCGCTCGCGCAGGAGCGGAAAATCGGGGTCCTGGTTTACCTCCCCTTCGGACGGAGCCGGCTCTGGAGCCGTGTGGAGGGCCGTGAAGTGCCGGAGTGGGCGGCCGAGTTCGATGCCACCACCTGGGCGCAGTTCTTTATCAAGTTCGTCGCTGCTCACCCTGCGGTCACCGTGGTCACCCCGGCAACCAGTCAGGCGCGGCACATGATCGACAACCTCGGTGCCGCTCGCGGAAGGCTACCGGACGAGGCCACCCGACGCAGGATGATCGAACTCGTGGAATCACTCCCCCAGGCGTGA
- a CDS encoding SDR family NAD(P)-dependent oxidoreductase: protein MRPGRRLRAGAAGFGLLAAFALHQAAERAPASTADTRGEAGSGTMTAGTQEGRVVLVTGSTGGLGREVALRLGAAGAHVIVHGRNVERGREVVEQIEATGKGSARFYPADFASLAEVRRLAEEIRRDYDRIDVLVNNAGIFLPEGERQLSEDGNELHLQVNYLAGFLLTRALLPLLERAAPSRIVNVASGAQRALDFSDPNLERGYDGWRAYAQSKLAQVMFTIDLAEELRDRGITVVSLHPATFMDTDMVREAGITPRSTVDEGADAVMHLIDSPDMRSGQYFEGMQPATPAAQALDPEARQRLRELTEQLLD, encoded by the coding sequence ATGCGTCCTGGTAGACGATTGCGTGCAGGCGCGGCAGGGTTCGGGCTCCTGGCCGCCTTCGCGCTGCATCAGGCGGCGGAGCGCGCCCCGGCGAGCACCGCGGACACACGGGGGGAGGCAGGCTCAGGAACGATGACGGCGGGTACACAGGAAGGACGTGTCGTCCTGGTCACTGGCTCGACCGGCGGCCTCGGACGGGAAGTGGCGCTGCGGCTCGGAGCGGCCGGCGCGCACGTGATCGTGCACGGCCGCAATGTCGAACGCGGCCGCGAGGTCGTGGAGCAGATCGAAGCTACCGGCAAGGGCAGCGCCCGCTTCTACCCGGCCGATTTCGCATCGCTGGCGGAGGTGCGGCGCCTCGCGGAGGAGATCCGGCGGGACTACGACCGCATCGACGTGCTGGTGAACAATGCGGGGATCTTCCTGCCCGAAGGGGAGCGACAGCTCAGCGAGGATGGCAACGAGCTCCATCTGCAGGTGAACTATCTTGCCGGCTTCCTCCTCACACGGGCGCTGCTGCCGCTGCTCGAGCGCGCCGCGCCCTCCCGGATCGTCAATGTGGCCTCGGGTGCGCAGAGGGCGCTGGATTTCTCGGATCCCAACCTGGAACGCGGCTACGACGGCTGGCGCGCCTACGCGCAGAGCAAGCTGGCCCAGGTGATGTTCACGATCGACCTGGCCGAGGAGCTGAGAGACCGGGGCATCACGGTGGTCAGCCTGCACCCCGCCACCTTCATGGACACCGACATGGTGCGGGAGGCGGGAATCACCCCGAGGTCCACGGTGGACGAGGGCGCGGACGCCGTCATGCACCTGATCGACTCTCCCGACATGCGTAGCGGGCAGTACTTCGAGGGTATGCAGCCCGCCACCCCCGCCGCCCAGGCGCTCGACCCCGAAGCCCGCCAGCGGCTGAGAGAGCTGACCGAACAACTGCTGGATTGA